ACAATATCGATCTGCATACAGAAGTAGAAATCATCGGAACGAATAATTGAACTCTTTTTTAAGCAAGCTGTAACCTCGGGGAACCTGGTGGAGACTCTTCTCCACCTGATTGGAATTTCCCGTCTTCGCTTAGAGATGGGGGACTTGACCCTTTAAAACTTTTAAAGACAAAAAGTACTTTCGATCTCTTAGACGTGTGCTATACTGAAAGTAATTGAAAAACAGTTTGGCACGATTTTACTGGCATTAGGTTTAAGAGAAAACCCCTTTAGCTTTGCCTATGATAGGCTCGCCTTGAGGCGAGTTTTATTTCTTTTATTGTCTCACGAATCTTGAGGTGAAACAGGCATGAAATATGACAACGAACAGGAAAAAGTTGTTCATATCGATAAACGAATTCCGAAAATTAAAGAACAAAGAAAACAAAAAACGAACAGGCGCCTGATTACTTTTATTCTATTGTTTTTTTTGATGGTATTGCTTATTGTTTATTTCCAAACCCCAATCAGCAAGGTTTCTACGATTGAGATATCTGGAAATAAAAATGTGCCAACAAAAACAATTGAGACTGAATCCAGCATTCAGAACGGATCCACTGAATTTTGGAGCCTGAATCAAGCGGAAACAGAAAAAAATATTGAAACGAATAAGCTGATAAAAACAGTTGAAGTTTCTAAAATTCTACCTAATAAAATTCAGATTCGGATCGAAGAATATAAGAGTATTGCATATTTAGAGAAAGAGGAACAATATTTCCCGGTACTGGAAAACGGAACGGTATTACCTGAGGGAGGGCTTCCGAAAGAAGGAATGCCGATATTAATGGATTGGACTGATAATGAGAAGCGCAAACAACTGGCAGAGCAGCTAATTAAGCTCCCTGAATCAATCAATCGCTCCATTTCAGAAATCTATTATACACCGTCCGAATCTGATCCATCTCATATGACGCTTTATATGAACGACGGTTTTATTGTCTCTGCTTCTTTAAAAACATTCTCAAATAAAATGAAAAGCTACCCGGACATTGTCAAAGAAATTGATGACGGAGCCAAAGGGATTATCCATATGGAAGTTGCAACATACTTTGAGGAATTTCCCCCAAAAAAGGAAGAAACGAAAGAAAAAGGACGATGAACGTTGAAAGGTAAAACTGTCATTCTTTCACTGGCAATGCTTATCCTGGGAATAATGATTTCGTATTCATACCAGTTTGCTAGAGAGAAAAACAAACAGGCCGAAACCTCTGAATTATGGAGAGAAGAATACTCTTTGCGTAATGAGCTAATCAGCCAGGAAAAACAAAATAAAGAACTTGAAAAAGAGCTGAATGAAAAGAAATCAAAGGTACAAGCAGCAGAAGAGAAGCTTAAATCAGAAAAAAAAGTATACTATAACCTTCTTGAAGATGTTGAAAAATACCGGATGTATGTTGGAGAAATAGGGGTAAAGGGGAAAGGGGTCCAAGTAACTCTTGAAGATGCTTCCTATATTCCTGAAGGCGAAAATGTGAACAATTACATTGTACACGAAAGCCATTTATTTCATGTGATCAATGAAATGCTGATTTCCGGCGCTGAAGCTATTGCTATTAATGGACAAAGGATCACACATCAATCATACATCCGCTGTAATGGCCCTGTAGTCACAGTGGACGGGCACCAGCATCCCGCACCGTTTACGATCACTGCAATTGGAGATCCAGATGTATTAATTCCTGCATTAAATATTTCCGGAGGAGTGCTGGATCAGCTGAACCAAGATCATGTGACGTTTAACTTAGAGGAAAAAGACAACATAAAAATAGAGCCATTGCTGGAAAATGCGGAATGAAGAATGGTAAGATGGTGGGAAAATGAAAAACAAAAACAGGATGATCAGCTTTAGTATACTTTTTGCGGTATTTGGCTTTATGCTTTCGTTAAGGCTGAATCACTCGCAAGAACAACATGTCCGTGATACGAGAGATGAATGGGAAATTCGGCAGGATTTAAATGAGGCGCAGCAAAGCCAGCTTGATATGCTTTCGGAAATATCAAAATATGATGAATTACTTTCGACCTACCAAAAAGAAGAACAAGCCAGCCAGGAACAAGCCATTTTGCATACATTGAAAAATTTGAAAGAGAAGTCAGGCATGGCAGAGGTTACTGGAAATGGCATAATCATTACAATTTCGCCGCTGTTTTCAGACGAATGGACCGGGGAGGCGGTCACAAGTCCGCCGCCAGACCTGTTGAAGAAATTGATCAATGAGCTAAATTCCTATGAGGCGGAAGAAATTTCAATCAATGATCAAAGAATTATCAATACGTCCGTCATCCGGGATATTAACGGCATTACGAAGATTGATGGAATAAGTATCAATGAATATCCCTTAATTATGAAAGTAATAGGGAAAAATGCCGATAAATTATATAGCAGAGTAACAGCGTCTGATCTTGATGATCTTTTTGCCGGTGAAAATCTAGACCTTCAAGTCGAAAAACCCGAAAAATCGGTGGAAATAAAAGCTTTTGAGGATTCCATAAACGTCCGGTACCTTGAACCATTGACCGAAGAAGACGGAGGAAAATCTTAATGTGGCTGCCGATTTTAGCGTTGCTGTTGGGAATTGTGATAGGTTTTATTACGAATATTTCGATACCGAGTGAGTATTCAAGCTACCTTTCTTTAGCGATACTTGCTGCATTGGATACTTTGCTTGGGGGGATAAGGGCAAATTTACAAGATTCCTATGATGAGCTGGTTTTTGTTTCTGGATTCTTTTTTAACATCATA
This window of the Bacillus gobiensis genome carries:
- a CDS encoding DUF881 domain-containing protein; translated protein: MKNKNRMISFSILFAVFGFMLSLRLNHSQEQHVRDTRDEWEIRQDLNEAQQSQLDMLSEISKYDELLSTYQKEEQASQEQAILHTLKNLKEKSGMAEVTGNGIIITISPLFSDEWTGEAVTSPPPDLLKKLINELNSYEAEEISINDQRIINTSVIRDINGITKIDGISINEYPLIMKVIGKNADKLYSRVTASDLDDLFAGENLDLQVEKPEKSVEIKAFEDSINVRYLEPLTEEDGGKS
- a CDS encoding small basic family protein: MWLPILALLLGIVIGFITNISIPSEYSSYLSLAILAALDTLLGGIRANLQDSYDELVFVSGFFFNIILAIGLAFLGVHIGVDLYIVAMFAFGVRLFQNIAVIRRILLSKWTASREKTKK
- a CDS encoding cell division protein FtsQ/DivIB, with product MKYDNEQEKVVHIDKRIPKIKEQRKQKTNRRLITFILLFFLMVLLIVYFQTPISKVSTIEISGNKNVPTKTIETESSIQNGSTEFWSLNQAETEKNIETNKLIKTVEVSKILPNKIQIRIEEYKSIAYLEKEEQYFPVLENGTVLPEGGLPKEGMPILMDWTDNEKRKQLAEQLIKLPESINRSISEIYYTPSESDPSHMTLYMNDGFIVSASLKTFSNKMKSYPDIVKEIDDGAKGIIHMEVATYFEEFPPKKEETKEKGR
- a CDS encoding DUF881 domain-containing protein, whose protein sequence is MKGKTVILSLAMLILGIMISYSYQFAREKNKQAETSELWREEYSLRNELISQEKQNKELEKELNEKKSKVQAAEEKLKSEKKVYYNLLEDVEKYRMYVGEIGVKGKGVQVTLEDASYIPEGENVNNYIVHESHLFHVINEMLISGAEAIAINGQRITHQSYIRCNGPVVTVDGHQHPAPFTITAIGDPDVLIPALNISGGVLDQLNQDHVTFNLEEKDNIKIEPLLENAE